The genome window ATTACAGTGCAGACAGTACACTCAACCAGGAACGGGTGGAGCAAGTTGCCGCTGATGTGCAGCTGATTTTCCATGAATGTCATATGCATGATCTGGTGATCAAATCTCATACCTCATTGAAGGAACTGGAGCAACTGCCAGCCGAAGTGAGACAGAAAACCGTGTTGATGCATTATCATGATGAGTACGCGGATGCGGACAAACGGGAACAATTCAACCTCGATCATGATCTGCGAATGGTTGGCACGCTGGAATCATTTGAGTTGGAGTAGGTAAACGGAGAGAGAGTATCGGATATTATCGTATTCGATCAATATTCTAATGGAGGTCATTGCTATGGAATATCGATTTGAACAAGGTTACTTTCTGATATATTCTCCTGCAAGAAGCACCAGTAGTGGAGACATCATGGTGGTTAAATTACTGGAAAGACCCTTTAAGGATAGAGTTGAATTCCTTATTAACAGCAAAAACTATGAGTGCACTACACACCATGAATACTTAAACTTTAAGCCAACTTCTCATCATAAACCTGAGAAGCCTGGAGCATTTTCAATGGAACGAAGTGAGTTCAATCAAATGTGGGATACGATGAACCAGTATTTCGAAAAGTAATAACCTAATCATGCCGTTTGATGAACAGGCAGTACCTACTTAAAGTTCCTAATAGAGCACTGCCGGGTGCTGCCTTGTTCTATTCTTCTTTCTCCCATGACTTCATATATTCAATCGTCCTCGGAGACGGCTCGGCCTGGATATAAAAATAATCTTCGGTTCGCTGATAATTTGGCCCATAGGAGATTTTGATATACATATCTGCATAACGCTGGATGATATTGCTGTCGATTTCTACCTTTGGCTTCAAAGTATAACTCCTGCCCAAACCCAATCCAAGTGGTTCTTTATCCGGCTCCAGGCTTACCTCGTATGTATTGCTCACATTGGAATGAAATAACTCTCCGGCATCCATTCGATTCATCATCTCGGGAGCGAGGGTGAAGGATTGAATAACATTCACCATAGGCACCCGAGTCTCATTTACCAAAATTTCATAAAAAATCCGGTCAACTCCGGATACATGACTCACATCGACTGTTGCCGTCAGATTATACTTATCTGGTGAATGCCCCTGAAACGCTTCTGGTCGCTTCATAACCATCTCATTCAGATCTCTACGCTCCGAGTTATATGTATATTTATCGGTTCGTTTCGGTTCGCCCCCTGGTCCCTGATTTGTCCCCAAACTGCAAGCTCCTAGACACAGGGCTATTACTAATAGATACATGACCAACGGGAAGAAACGGTTCAACTCTCTTTTCGGGCTCATGCCATCCCCTCCTTCTCTAATCCTCTGTATGAATATCGCTTATCCAACGTCTTATTTGTTTTTTTACATTTGTTTTTCTCATTTGATATTCTAACGCTCCATATTTGGAATATTGTACCATGTAGTAAGTTATGAAACCGAACGTTTCCTTTTGACTTCAAGTTTTCATTTCATCTTTTTACTTCACGTTCATATTTGCAGCAGTGATTCGTTTGGCTATAATGAGCGTTTACCCACGTTTAGCTAACGAATCTTAGAAGCCTTAATTATTCAAAATCTGAGGTTATCAGTATTCTAACGAATCTCAAACGCGTTAATCTGATGATGTTGCTCCAATTGGCGCTATTAAAATCACTTTTGGTAGTAATAAGGTTACTGAGATTCGTTAGGAGTTCAATAAGGCTAATTTGGTGTAAATAAGGCGGGCTGAGTTTGTTAGGCGTTCTGTTGAGTTGGAGTTTTGGCCATCCATAGAAAAATGCAAAAACCACCTGAACATAGGAGTGCCTGCTCCCCTGTTCAGGTGGATTATCGATCGATCTATACACCATTATTCATATCATCCATCGGTGCATCTTTTCTTATATATTGCCTGATATACGCCGTTACTCAGCGTCAGCGCAGTCCTCATTCTGTTCAGGCAGGGCCCATACGGAGACGCCTCCACCGCACACATGGAAGGTGGCCCAGCCGTCTTCCTCGATGGTGATCTGATCCTCACAACTGTTCGTCAGATCCACCCAGACTTCACCAGCACGATGCTCTCCGATGAACATTCTTTTCTCACCGTCATCCCCGTTGGAGATAACGACTGCACAACCGGAACCTTCGATTTCCTCTAAGCCACGACGCACCCAGCCAATCGTATTGGCGTGATCGAAGTAGTCTTCCTGCTCCCCATATGCCTTGTTGCAGCGCGCAGACAGCAGAATGTCCAGAATTTCTTTTTTGCCATCCATAGGTTCAGGACCACCAATACCATAATAATCCCCGTAAAATACAACCGGATATCCATCACGTCGTAATAGTGTCAACGCATAGGCACTCGGCTTAAACCAGTCTCCAATCCAGGATTCCAATGCTTCATGGGGTTGGGAGTCATGGTTATCTACAAAGGTTACCGCATGGGTAGGATGGGTCTGGACCAAGGTGTCATCAAAAATTTTGGAGAGATCAAAGTCTCTGCCTGCAAGCGAAGCCTCATGCAATTTGTAGTGAAGTGACACATCGAACAGGTCGATCTGGTAGTCAACCGTATCAAGGAATTCACGACATGCATCCAGATTCGAGTTCCAGAACTCACCTACGATGTAGAAATCCTGACCGCGCTTGCGGATCATCTCTGCTGCGA of Paenibacillus sp. FSL R5-0517 contains these proteins:
- a CDS encoding alpha-amylase; translated protein: MKRNHTMMQFFEWHLAADGDHWKRLAEMAPELKAKGIDSVWVPPVTKAVSAEDTGYGVYDLYDLGEFDQKGTVRTKYGTKQELVEAIAECQKNGIAVYVDLVMNHKAGADETEVFKVIEVDPNDRTKEISEPFEIEGWTKFTFPGRGDQYSSFKWSSEHFNGTDYDAKGERSGVFRIAGENKNWNQNVDDEFGNYDYLMFANIDYNHPDVRSEMIDWGKWLIDTLQCGGFRLDAIKHINHEFIKEFAAEMIRKRGQDFYIVGEFWNSNLDACREFLDTVDYQIDLFDVSLHYKLHEASLAGRDFDLSKIFDDTLVQTHPTHAVTFVDNHDSQPHEALESWIGDWFKPSAYALTLLRRDGYPVVFYGDYYGIGGPEPMDGKKEILDILLSARCNKAYGEQEDYFDHANTIGWVRRGLEEIEGSGCAVVISNGDDGEKRMFIGEHRAGEVWVDLTNSCEDQITIEEDGWATFHVCGGGVSVWALPEQNEDCADAE